The Roseimicrobium gellanilyticum DNA segment CCGGCAATCTTCGCGAGCTCCGCAATGCCGTGGAGCGCGCTGTGATCCTCGCGCATGGAAAGGAAATTGCCGCGACCGATCTCCCATCTCCCAGCGCCAATGGCGTGGTCGGTGGCGTCGGTGGAGATGTCGCAACTGCTGGAAATGTCCCCATGGTGGGCACCGCAGTTTCGCTTGAGGAGCTGGAAAGTGCGCACATCAAAGCGCTTCTCAAGACCTTGCCGAATCTTGCTGACGTGGCGCGTGTCCTGGGAATCGACCAGGCCACCCTCTACCGGAAACGCAAGAAGCTCGGTCTTGATTGACAGAAGGCCGGGCTTGCAGATTGGAAATTGGATGGCGGGTTTTTCCACCCGCCATTTTTTTGATTGACGCGAATTGTTCCGACTACGGAATCGGAGTGGAGCAAAAGTTGCGCCACGAAGTGTCATAAGCCATGCGTGCCTCATTCCATGAATGTTGTGCATGATTTGTTTGCAACCTGCATAGCAACTTCGACCCAGGACATGCACATTGCATGAGGAATGAGGCGGTTGCGATGTGGTGTGAATTTGCAAAGGGTTGGGAATGAGGATGAAATCGTAACACCATCCCGATGGCACGCGGCATGCGCTTATGGATCGCATGGCAACCCTACTTTATTTTCCTGCACAAGACTGCTCCGAGGTGCCACGTCATCGCGGGCGTAGCCGGCACAGCAGTCACCTTGCTGCAGCCTTTGCAGCACTCAGTACGGCGCATGAGGACAACGTCGACCTCCGCCTTCTCGAGCATCTGGTCTCCATGGACGAAGACGAAAACGATGAGCCCCATGCTGCCTAGCCGCACCTCGCTCCAGACTTTCAAAGAAGCAAACCCCAACAAGAACATCCATACCCCCTCTTACCATGAGCACTTCCGGACCCTCCGTTGATACCCTCAAGCGCGATGTGCGCACTCTCGCTGACGACACCATGAAGATGGCGCAGAATCGCTTTGTCGAACCCGCCATGGACGCGGCGCAGCGTGCGAGCGTGCAAGCGCGCAAGGCTTTGGAGCAATCCCGTGATCGCATGAACCAACAGCTCGCTGTGGCGGAAAGATATGCCGCACGCGGCTACGACCAGACTACCACCTGGATCTCTGCGAACCCGCTGGCTGCCGTGGGCATTGCGGTAGGCGCCGGCCTGCTGTTGTCCTCCATCTTCCGCCTGTCCTCACGCCGATAGCCGCGAGCGCCTGGCAGACCTTTTTGACCCGCATGGCCGTCATGAAATCTCCCACCACTTGTGAACATGCACGCCTCCTCGCCTCCCTCGTGGTCATCACATCTTGATCGCGGAAACAGCCTGTCGGATTCCGTCCGCACGTTGCTTTCCTCGCTGGTGACCTATCTGGAGACGCGGTGGAAGCTGTTTAAGGTGGAATCGGGAGAGGCCATGCGGCTGGGAATCCAGGTGGCTGTGGTCACCCTGTTCGCTCTCGCGTGCGCCTTCGTGATGTACGTGTGCGCCATGGTCGGCGTGACCTTGTGGATCGCTCACCAATGGTGGGACGGCGCGGTGATGCCCGCTGCGTTCATCATGGCAGGAGTGCATCTCCTCCTCCTGCTCAGTTGCGCGGGATTCATCATCTGGTCCCTGCGCGGACGAAAGCTCTTTCACGATACGAGAACAGAATTCAAGGAGGACAAGCGATGGCTGCACCTGCAAACGACATCCAACGTCTGAGAACCCAGCTCGAATCCAGTCGCTGGCAGATGCACAGCGGCATCCAGCGGATCGAGGATCAGCTCAATGTCTCGAAGCGTGTGCGCACTGAGTTCAAGGAGCACCCGTTGAAGTGGGTGGCCATCAGTGCGGGAGTGGGACTGGTCGCAGCGAAGTTGATTCCACTCCTGCTCGGGAGCAGGAAGCGTGGCGTCATGGGTCGCATGCTCACGCCTCTCGTGCGTGCCGGTGCCGCAGCGGCAATGCCCATTGTGGCTCACCAGGTTTCCAATTGGATGGCCCAGAAAGGTCTGAGTATTCCAGGTCTTGCTCCGATGCCCATGCCCGAGCCCCACCCCATCTCCCAGGTGCCTCCGCCTGTCGTGGGATCTGCCCCGGTATCACCTGCTCAGGAGGCGTATCCCGAATGAACCCCTTCTCCTTACAGGACCGCACCATGGTGCTCGCCGCCAGATTTGTGATTGCGGCTCTCACGTGCGGTCTCCTGTATTGGGGGAGGGAAGTGCTCATGCCGCTGGCGCTGGCCACGTTGATTGCCTTCATGCTGCATCCACTCGCGGTGCGACTGCAGCGCATCCGGGTGCCCCGACTGATTTCTGTAGGGTCAGTAATGCTTCTGGCCACGGGACTGATCGTGACGGCTGTCTGGTTTATCACCGTGCAGGTGGCCAGTTTCACAAACGAACTGCCCTCCTATCAAAAGAACATCAGTCAGAAAATCGGTCAGGTGCAGGGCTCCATGCGAGGCGGCGCCTTGGAGAAGTTGCAGAAGGTTTTCCATTCTCTCGAGAGGGAGGCAAAGGCCAGGGAAGAAGCTGTTGCTCCTGCTTCCATTTCCAATGAGCCCATGCCTGTGGTGATTGAATCGAAGGAGCGCTGGTTCGACTTCAGTCTGACAAATGCCGCGATTCCCCTGATGGAACCCCTGGTCACCGGAGGCCTCATCTTTGTGCTCGTGGCACTCATGCTCCTGCGCTGGGAAGACCTGCGCGCGCGGCTGGTAAGCGTGATGAATCAGAATATCACGCGTACCACGCGAGCCATCGATGATGCTGGCAAGAGGATCGCGCGTTACCTCGCGGCGCAGATGTTCATCAACGGCAGCTTCGGCCTTGTCATCGGGCTGGGATTGTGGGCGCTGGGCGTGCCCTATGCCGGGTTGTGGGGCTTGTGTGCCGCCATGTTTCGCTATGTGCCTTATCTCGGTCCTCTGGTGGCCGCCGCATTGCCCATCATGGTGAGTCTGGTCACCTCTGAAGGGTGGACACAGGTGCTCAGTGTGGGGGCCTTGTTCCTCACGCTGGAATTGGTGAGCAACAATGTGCTGGAACCCTGGCTCTATGGGTGGCGCGTGGGTCTCTCGGAGATTGGCGTGATCCTGGCAGCCGTCGCATGGACATTCTTGTGGGGCACCGCAGGTCTGGTGCTGGCCGTGCCACTGACGGTGTGCCTCGTGGTGCTCGGCGAGCATGTGCCCGCGATTTCATTCTTCTCACAACTCCTTGGAGACAAGCCCGCGCTTCCATTGCATTTGCGCTTCTACCAGCGGCTGCTGGCCCATGACAAGAACGAGGCCGCTGAGTTGACGAAGAATCACGCCAAGGCCCATGGTTTTGCGAAGGCCGGTGACGAGATTATTGCACCTGCTCTGGCTCATGCCCGGGGTGAAGAGATGCGCGGAGCGCTCAGCGAGGAGGAGGTGGAGGAATTCGCGGCCGCCATTCCGTACATCCTCGATCGTACGGATGACGAAATCGACGAGGAAGAAGAGGCGGACGCAGCCAGGCAGAGCTCGGCAGTCTCTGCGGGACCGGTGGTGGTCTGGCCCTTGTGCAGCCTTTCAGAGGCACTGGTGCCACTGCTGCAGCATCACTGCACGGACCTCCCGTGCCGCTGGCAGGTCATTGCGGAGGGTTCCCTCACCTCCGAAGCGATTGGCCGGCTGGCCCGTGAAGAGGAACAGCCGGAGGCCGTGTGCCTGCTCCTCCTCACCCATGAGGATCTCTCGCGGACGCGCAACCTGTGCAAAAAGCTGCGCCACGCCTTCCCAGATGTCCATATCACGGTGGCATTCTGGGCTGAGTCGAGAATGGATACAGACATGACGCAAGCCATCGAAAAGCTGGGCTACGCCAAGATCACCTGGACGCCCTCCGAAACCCGTGGCGATCTCGCCCCGCACATCCTGGACCATGCCCGGGAGGTGGAAGAGAACGCGCCCCGCGTGCCGAACGCCCAACCTGTGGTGAGAGATGCTCGTGAAGCGGTCCCGGCGTGATCACTTCTGCCTGTGAGCTGGCGCCAGCCGCTCATCACTCAGGTCCAACCGGTACATGAGCTGGTTGTAGTCATACCGTGCCGGCGCGATCGGATTGCCGCTGAACTCCAGCGTATACGTCCCCTCAAAGTAAATGACCTTGCCACCCTCCTTATCCAGGAACCCGTGGTGTATCGGATTGTAATACGAATACCTGGGATGCGTGGCCACCTTCACCGCTTTGCCCCACGGACCGTCGGGAGCGTCGCTCTCGGCATACCACATCTCTCCGAGCGGTGAGGGAGCCTTGGCCTTGAAGCCATATTGCACCCCGAGCAGGATCCAGCGTTTGCGGTACGCGTTCCACTGCACACTGGCATTGTGAAGCTGCACAGGCTCTCCCGTGGCCGCATCTCGGATGTCAAAGCGGGCCTGCGCCAGCTTCATCTTTTCCTGCTTCAGCAGCACCTGCTCAGCCTCCTGGTTGGTGGGTGGGTGTTCCTTCTGCCACTTCCACTCACCCTTCGCCTGGTCGAACCACAGCGCTTCATACTTCGAAGGATCCAACACATCCGCCAGCGTGGCGCGTACGCGCGTGTGGGGCAGGGGAGCGCTGAAGTAGTAGTAGCCGTCCTCCGCCTGCACCGCATGCCCCTGCATGTAGCGCCATTCGTTGGACATCTCGAGCTTCACGGCAGTCTTGAAGGTCTGCGCCGCATCGTCGAAGCGCGCGATGCCATGTTCTGCATGTGGCTTGAGCCCCTCATGCCGTCCATAGTGGGCCAGCATCACCTCCTTGCCGTTCTCGTCCTTCACCGTGAGCAGGCCAAAGAGCCACACCGCGCCTGGTCCTTCCACGACCATCATCTTGCGCAGTCGCTTCGGGTCCTTCTCATCCATGTAGTACTTGTAGGCGATCCCTTTCTCGGGATCGATGTCGCGAGCCGTCGTCGCGCACGTGGTGTTGTAGTTGCCCAGCGGATAGTTGGGCATGTTCGTATCCCCCCACAGCCAGAAGATGCCATCCTTGTACGGCACCGCCTGCACTGAGTCCTGCCCCATGACACCGGAAGGATTCAAGTTCGGCAGCGGCAGGGGAAGCCCGAGCAGTTCACTCGCATGGTACTGTCCTTGTCCCGTGAGACGTCCCACGCGCTCGGCGATGTTGTTGCGCTTGAGCTTTACCGTGAATGTCTCGCCGGACTTCGGTGTCGGACGGATGCCGGTGAAACCAAAGCCGTCCTTCTTCCACTCATAACCCGGTCCACTGACATGGAACCACACCTCACGATCCATGAGTCCCGGCTCATAAATGGCGACCCACCCCGCATTGTCCGTCACATAGCGCAGGTCATTCACCGTGCGCAGCTCGATGAGCGGAATACCGCGTCCCGTGACTTCATCCACCACTTGGATGCCGAAGTGCTTGGTCTCAGCTTTGGAGACCAGAGGCGTGATGATGCCGAAAAGAAAGACAACAGCAGGCAGCAGAGGGCGGAGGAATGGCAGGACCGGTTTCATGAGTGATAGCACTGGAATCCTATCACGTGGCAATCTTGCCGGGAAAGGTTCAGCAGGAATGGCGAGCCGATTAGGTTGCGAACCGTCATCCCCGGGGCACCCCTGCGAAACCGCCACTTGCAAGTCGCGCTCTGGCAGGCACAGGCTTTGCTAGTACTGAAGTAACCTACCCCTCCCCGCTCCCGCACGCCCCTCCCTCATGGAAGACAAGACATCGCCAGCACCTGACTATCTCGACATCGGTTTCGAGCAGATTGATCGTGACATGAAGTTCCTCATGGGGGCTTTCGGAGAGGTGCTGGCGGAGTTGGGCATGCCGGAGCTCACGGAGCATCTCCCCTGGACGGGCAATGAACCCTCCACCACTGCGCTGCCGCCACGTCTCGGCCTCGCCTATTCCCTGGCCTTCCAGCTTCTGAACATGGTGGAGGAGAGCGCCGCCGCCAGTGTCCGCGCCATCCGTGAGGAGCATGAGGGCATCGCCGCCGAGCGCGGCCTCTGGGGCAGCCAGCTCCGCCGCCTCCAGAAGAAAGGCGCCACCGCAGAGGAAATCGTGGCCACCTTCCGTGAGGTCTGCGTGGAGCCAGTACTCACCGCCCACCCCACCGAGGCGAAGCGCCTCTCCGTGCTGGACCACCACCGCAGCCTGTTCACGCTGCTGAATGCGCGCCACCATCGCGAGGGTGGCAGCATCGGGGCCAAGCGTCAGCGCGCTGAAGTGAAGGCCGCCATCGAGCGCCTCTGGCGGACCGGGGAGATCCTTCTCGAAAAGCCCACGCTCACTGACGAGCGGCGCAATGTGCTCTACTATTTCCGCGAGGTCTTTCCCTCCGTACTGCGCATCTTGGATGAGCGTCTGCGCTTTGCCTGGACCGAGGTGGGGCTGGACCCGGTGCTGCTGAAGGAACCGGAGTCCCTCCCTGTGGTGCGCTTTGGCACCTGGGTGGGTGGTGACCGCGATGGTCACCCGGGGGTGACGTCTGAGGTCACGGAGGAGACCTTGGAACGCCTCCGCACGAACGCCATGGTGGTGCATCATCGCCACCTTGCCGATCTCGCCACGAAGCTCACACTCACGACCTGGATGCAGGCCCCGCCTGCACGTCTGCAGGCTCTGCGGGAGCGGCTCATCGCCACCAAGGTGCAGGTTGAGCCCCTGATGGCCTCCAGCTCTGAGGAGCCCTGGTCACAAGTGGTGAAGCTCATGCTGGCCCGCCTGCCTGTGAATGTCTCCCCCGGTACACTGGCGCATCTCCGGCATGGAGAGACCTACTATGCTCGTGCGGAGGAGCTCGCTGCCGATCTCGCGGAGTTGAGCGCCGCCCTCGTGGAGGCGGGTGCGGAGCGCCTGGCTGCCACCGATGTGGAGCCGTTACAGCGCGCCGTGCAGGTGTTCGGTTTCCACCTTGCCTGTCTCGATGTCCGGCAAAATTCGGCCTTCCATTCGCGGGCACTGTCCCAACTCATGAATGCCGCGGGCCTGGACGGCTCCGACTGGGAGGACTGGGCGGAGGGCGAGCGCCTGCGTTTCCTGGAGAAGGAGCTCCGCTCTCCACGTCCCTTCCTGCATGCCAATGCATCCGCGGGTCCCGAGGCAGATGCGGTGCTGGCCTGCTATCGCGTGCTGGCGAAGCACCTCGAAAGGAACGGCCACGAAGGACTCGGCGCCCTCATCGTCAGCATGACGCGCCGTCTCTCCGATCTTCTCCTCGTGTATGTGCTGGCGCGCGAGGCTGGCCTCATGAAGCGCACGCCGGAGGGACTGGTGTGCCTGCTCCCCGTGGTGCCGCTCTTTGAAACGGCGGACGACCTGGAAGGCGGTCCGGAGATGCTGCGGAAGTTTGTGGAGGAGCCGCTCACCCGGCGCAGTCTGGAGTACCACGCAAAGCGGGCCGGCAAGCCCGGGCGTTTGGTGCAACAGGTCATGATAGGATATAGTGACAGCAACAAGGATGCGGGCATCCTCGCCAGCCAGTGGGCGCTGCACCTGGCGCAGACCCAGCTGACCGCAGCCGGGAAGGATGCCGGGGTGAAGGTGCGCTTCTTCCACGGTCGCGGCGGTACCGTGAGCCGTGGCGCGGGCCCCACGCATCGCTTCCTCGATGCGCTGCCGCATGGCTCACTCTGCGGTGACATCCGCACCACGGAGCAAGGCGAGACCATTGCCCAGAAATTTGGCAACCAATCCACCGCTGCCTTCAATCTGGAACTGCTGCTCGCTGGTGTCTCCGCCACGGCGTGCCTCCATGCACGTGGCCCTGCTCCCGAGCATCCTCTGGCGCCGCTTGCAGGCAAGCTCGCCTCCACCTCGCGTACCGCCTATCGAGCGCTGCTGGAGAATGAGGGCTTCATGACCTTCTACCGGCAGGCCACACCCATTGATGCGCTGGAGCACAGCCGTATCGGTTCGCGTCCTTCACGTCGCACGGGCAAAGCGAGCCTGGATGACCTGCGTGCGATTCCCTGGGTGTTCTCGTGGAATCAATCGCGCTTCTACGTGCCCGGCTGGTACGGCACCGGCACTGCGCTGGCTTCGCTCACGGATGAGGAGTTCGCCCAACTCTCCAGCGAGCTCCGTAGCTGGCCCTTCCTGCACTATGTGATCACGAATGTGGAGTCTTCTCTCGCGAGCACCGACCACAGCCTGATGGCCGCGTATGCGGACCTCGTGGAAGACACCGAGGTGCGCGACAAGATCTTCGGCCAGATCGAGCAGGAATGGAATCTTACCCGCGTGATGCTCGATCGTCTCCGCGGCGGCCCCATGCATGAGCTGCGTCCCCGCATGTGGCGCACCCTCGAACTCCGCGCTGCTGCCTTGCGCACCCTGCACCAGCAGCAGATCGATCTGCTTCGTCAGTGGCGTGGACTGCTGAAGACCGATGAAGCCGCTGCGAACGAGTTGCTGCCTGAAGTGCTGCTGAGCGTGAATGCCATCGCGAGCGGCCTGCGCACGACGGGCTGAGCAAGTTCAAAGAACATGGCCCCTGTCGATCGAGTCAGCCTATTGCGGGCGCAATCTGTGCGGCGCTGTTTCAAAAAAATGCGGTGGGGAGCCGCTGCGCCGGCTTCCTAACTAGAGCGGGCGGAGGTGGGGCGGAGCATCCGGGTGATATCGGTTTGCGACACGCCAGTTCCCCACCACCTCCGCCCACCTGATCAGGAAGCCGACGCAGCGGCTCCCCACCAGTGTGTAGGCATGCCAAGCGATAGACTGGAGGAGTGTCGCGAGTGGGTTTTGGTTTCGAGGTGCGGCAGATTACCGAGGTGTTCTATGAAACAAAAAGCGCTGGCCCCACAACCGAGACCAGCGCTTAAAAAATCAATATCTCACCCCAACTCACCCTACCTCATAGTTCACCGGCTCCTCCGTGATCACGATGTCATGCGGATGGCTTTCCTTCAGACCGCCGGCTGTGATTTGGACGAAGTTCGCCTTCTGGCGGAGCTCTTCGAGGGTGTTGGCTCCCACGTAGCCCATGCCGCTGCGGAGACCGCCCATGAGTTGGAAGACCACATCGGCCAGCGGACCCTTGTAGGGCACGCGGGCTTCCACGCCTTCCGGTACCAGCTTGCCGCTGGAGTTCTGGCCGTAGCGGTCGCCGGCGCCCTTGCGCATGGCCTTGAGGGAACCCATGCCGCGGTACTCCTTGAAGGTGCGGCCCTGGAGACGCACGGTGGCGCCGGGGCTCTCCGCGGTGCCGGCGAGAAGCGAGCCAATCATCACGCAATCCGCGCCTGCGGCCATGGCCTTCACCACGTCGCCCGAGTAGCGCACGCCACCATCGGAGATGACGGCCACGCCACGGCTGCGGCAGACCTCGGCAGTTTCCTGCACGGCGGTGAACTGCGGCATACCCACGCCCGAAATGACGCGAGTGGTGCAGATGGAACCGGGACCCACACCCACTTTGATGGCGGAGGCGCCAGCATCGCAGAGATCGCGTGCACCTTCCTTGGTGACCACGTTGCCCGCGACAATCGGCGTGCGGTCGCCCAACGCTGCGCGGAGCTGTTCGATGACCTTGATGACTCGCGCGGTATGACCCGTGGCCGCGTCAATGAACACGGCATCCGCACCAGCAGCCTGCATGGCCAGACCGCGATCCACACAGTCTTCACCCACGCCCACAGCGGCGCCCACTCGAAGACGACCCTGGTCGTCCTTGGCGGCATTCGTGTACATCTGGCGCTTCTCGATGTCCTGCTTCGTGATGAGTCCGGCCAGATGACCGGCGGCGTCTACGAGCGGGAGCTTCTCGATGCGGTTGATCCAGAGAATCTTCAGCGCTTCCTCCCAGGTGGTGTCCGGCTTGCCAATCGCGAGCTTTTCGCGAGGCGTCATGATCTCACGGACGGGGGTGTTCTCGTCTTCGAGATACCACATGTCGCGGCTGGTCACCATGCCGACGAGGGCACCCTTCTCATCCACTACCGGGAAACCGCTCACACCCTTCTCGCGCATGAGGCGGGCGACATCGCCCAGCGTGTTGTCGGGCTTCACCCGCAGCGGGTTGTGGATGACGGTATTCTCCGAGCGCTTCACACGCGCCACCTGCTCCGCCTGGTAGTCGATGGGACAGGCCCGATGGATTACGCCCATGCCCCCCTCACGTGCCAGCGCAATGGCCAGCTCACTCTCCGTGACCGTGTCCATGGCGGACGACAGCACCGGAATATTCAGCGGCAGGGTGGGGGTCAGATTGGTACCCAGAAGAACCTCACCCGGCAGCACAGCACTTCTCCCCGGGAGGAGAAGAACGTCGTCGAACGACAAAGACAAAGGAATCGCGCCCATGTTCCACCTAAGCGAGTCTTTGCCATTTGTCAGGTGGTTTTTTAGGTTGCGTGCGGGAGGACTTCATTCGCAACGCAAATTGAGTGCTCACAAATGTGCGTGGGAGAGGGTTGGGCAACGCGGGGCTACATGAATCCCCTTTGCACCAGGTACCAGCCATCGCCCAGATCCTTCAAAACACGTCCTTCGTCGCGCATGGCGTCACTGACGGCGAGCGAGGCTTCATCTCCCGCATGGACCAGCACGTAGTAAAAGTCGATCGGCGTGACTTCCACAATCGGCGGTGTGGTGGGTTGCACCTCGATCGATTTCAGCACCGCCTGATACCTGCTGAGGTCGCCAGCTGGGTCTTTGCCCACGCTTTCGAGCAGTGCTTGGTATTCGCCCCGATGCGCTTTGAAATGAGCCAGGGTGGCGTCGCGATCAGCTGCGTTCCAAGTGCAGCCGGCAACCGGGAGCAACAGGCAAAACAAAAAGGCGAACCTGCTGGCCATATTGTCCCTCAGGTTCGCCAAATCTCAGACTTCCGCCGGGCTACACCACCGGCTTCCGTGAGCCACCTTCGTCATCGCCTTCGCGCTTGGGCGTGGTCTTCGGCTTGCGGCGCGGGATGATTTCCTCCTGCAGGATGCGGTCTTCCACGAGAGGTTTTGCGCCTGTCTCGGGCTTGGGATGCTTTTCCGTCCAGGCGCGCTGTTCCTTGTACTTGGTGAGGCGCTCACCCAGTTCCTTCTCCAGCTTCGAGCGGTCTTCGTCCGTGTACTCTTTCTCCTTGTCCTCGCTGAACATCACCAGCGCCTTGGTCTGGAGCTGCACCGCCTCGCCAAACTTGCCGTCCCGGGCCAGGGCGGCTGCAAGGGTGTCCACAACCTGATAGTCCTGCTTCTGCATCTTATCGACCGCGCTGCGGGCGAACTCCACTGCGGTGGGCCCATCATGGAAGGTCTCGTCCGGGCACACGGAAAGGAACCATGCGAGGTCATTGCGAGCCCACGGGTCCTCCGACCGGGCGGCGCGGCGATACCAGGCCTCCGCACGGCGGTAGTCCAGAGGTACTCCGGTGCCCGTGTAATACATGTAAGCGAGGTGGGTCATCGCGCGGATGAGCCCATTCTGCGCGGCCTTCAGGTACCACTTCGCGGCCTCGGGCGTGTTCTTGTCCACGCCGCTCCCTTTCTCCAGCTTCCAGGCATAAAGGGCTTGGGAGGGGGCGAACTCCTGGTGCGCGGCGCGCTCCAGCCACTTCATGGCCTCGGCCGGGTTCTTTTCCACCCCTTTCCCGGACTCATAGCACTCTGCAAGATTCTGCTGCGCCAATGGGAAACCGTATTTGGCAGCCTTTTCATACCATTCAAAAGCCTTCTTCTCGTCCTTGGCAAGGCCGACACCTTCCTCGTGCAAAGTGCCAAGGGCGTTCATCGCGGCTAGATTGTGCTGGTCCGCGGATTTCTGCAGCCATTCGGAGGCCTTCTTTTCATCCTTGGTCAGACCTTCGCCGCCCAGATAGCGGACGCCCAATTCGAACTGCGCATCGGCATTGCCACGTTCCGCAAGCTGCTGGAGGGCAGAGGCATCAAACTTGTCGTCCTGCGTGTCGGCTCCGAACTGGGCCTGCAACGGCAGGGCGGCCAGCGCCAGAAGGGCGGCAATCCAAAGGCAGCGTTGTTTCATGCTGTAGATCATAACCTCAACCATACGCTTCACAACACCGGACCTCGCTTGCATTTTTCGTGCCCGGGCATTTGTGAACAACTTGAATCGCGCCTCAGATTCATGGCGCTCGGACTTCCTTGGAAAACTTTATTGTCGATATGCTTGTAGTTGCCGGGCTGTAACAACAGTGCGCCACCGTGCACACTTCCGAAGAAGGTCCTGTGCATGGATGGCGCACTTGGATGTGCAGCCTTCAGGCCGCGGCGGGCTCTTCCGCTTCCAGAGGCTCGCCGTAGGGCAGGTCATCCGGCAATGGGACAAACTCACGAATCTTGTCCCACAGCCCGGTGAAGTCCTTGTTCACGTCGCCAGAGAGACAGTCCGTGATTTCGCCTGCGGCTTCGGGGTACTTCTTGATGACCTCGCGGAAGGAGAACTTCGGATCGTAGAAGGCGTAGACCAGCTTGCGCATGTTCTCCACGCCGAAGCGGATGGCCTTGCCATACTCTTCGAAGCGATTGGGTGAAAGGTCGCCCGCGACGAGGCCCTCGTGAATGGCTTCACCGACGAGATGACCACTCTTGAGGGCAAGCATGACCCCGCTGCTGAAGACCGGATCGAGGAACGCGAATGCATCACCGGCAAGTACGAGGCCGGGTGCCGCGCAGTACTTGGAGTGGCGGGAGTATTCGCTGGTCACGAAGTACTGCCCCGTGGACTCGCCCTCAGATAGGTAGCGCTTGATCCACTGGTTCTCTTCGATCTCGCGGTTGAAGATTTCCTTCGGATCCTTGACGCCGTCACGCGTGAGGTACTTGCCCTCCGCCACGATGCCCACACTGGTCATCTGGTCGTGTTGCGGGATGTGCCAGAACCAGCCCTTGTCAGGCACATATGCCACGGTGGTATCGCCTTCGTCGATGCCTTCGCCGCGCTTCGAGCCCTTGTAGTAGGTCCACACAGCAATCTTGTTCAGGTAGGGATCGTTCATGCGCCAGCCGCGCTTGTTGGAGGTGAAAGCCTCCTTGCCGGTGCAGTCGATCGTGATGGGCGCGCGCAGTTCGTAGGTCTTGCCGCTCTTGTCCGTGGCTTCCACACCCACCACCGTATCGCCATCCATGAGGAGCTTCTTCACGGTTGTTTCCTCGCGCACTTCGGCGCCCTTCTCGCGGGCGTTGTCCAGAAGCATCTGGTCAAACTCGGAGCGTAGCACCTGCCAGGTCTGGGCGATGGTCTCGCGATCATAGCGATTGAAGAAGTAGAAGGGCTGTGAGCGTTTCCCGTCCGGCTGCACGAAGGTGACGCTGTACTTCTTCACGAAGTGCGACTTCCGCATCTTCGGAATCATCCCGATGCGCTCCAGAGGCTGGAAAGTGAATGGGATCAGCGATTCACCGATGTGATAGCGGGGAAACTTCTCACGCTCGAGGATGACCACCTTGTGGCCGTACTCTCCGAGAATCGCGGCAGCGCAGGAACCGGCGGGACCACCGCCGATGATGATCGTATCATAGTCGTTTGGGTTGTTCTTCATAAGGGGCGTGTCTGTTGGCACTGGGTGGGTGGTGGTGGGTGCGTATTCGGAAATGAGCATTCAGTGGGACTTCCCGGTGGTTCCACCCTGGGCATCCATGCCCATGATGGAAAAGATGCGGTCGCGGACGGACAGGTAACGCGCGTCATCGAGGTTTCGTGGACGTGGCAAATCCACAATCACCTCTTCTTTGATCGTGGCGGGTCGCTTGCTCATCACGAGCACGCGGTCCGCGAGCTGTACCGCTTCCTCAATGTCATGCGTGACAAAAAGGATGGTCCTGCCCTCCTGCTGCCAGATGCGCACGAGGTCAGCCCGCATCTTCAGTCGCGTAAGGAAATCCAGCGCGCCGAAGGGTTCATCCA contains these protein-coding regions:
- a CDS encoding DUF883 family protein, coding for MSTSGPSVDTLKRDVRTLADDTMKMAQNRFVEPAMDAAQRASVQARKALEQSRDRMNQQLAVAERYAARGYDQTTTWISANPLAAVGIAVGAGLLLSSIFRLSSRR
- a CDS encoding phage holin family protein, with product MHASSPPSWSSHLDRGNSLSDSVRTLLSSLVTYLETRWKLFKVESGEAMRLGIQVAVVTLFALACAFVMYVCAMVGVTLWIAHQWWDGAVMPAAFIMAGVHLLLLLSCAGFIIWSLRGRKLFHDTRTEFKEDKRWLHLQTTSNV
- a CDS encoding AI-2E family transporter, yielding MNPFSLQDRTMVLAARFVIAALTCGLLYWGREVLMPLALATLIAFMLHPLAVRLQRIRVPRLISVGSVMLLATGLIVTAVWFITVQVASFTNELPSYQKNISQKIGQVQGSMRGGALEKLQKVFHSLEREAKAREEAVAPASISNEPMPVVIESKERWFDFSLTNAAIPLMEPLVTGGLIFVLVALMLLRWEDLRARLVSVMNQNITRTTRAIDDAGKRIARYLAAQMFINGSFGLVIGLGLWALGVPYAGLWGLCAAMFRYVPYLGPLVAAALPIMVSLVTSEGWTQVLSVGALFLTLELVSNNVLEPWLYGWRVGLSEIGVILAAVAWTFLWGTAGLVLAVPLTVCLVVLGEHVPAISFFSQLLGDKPALPLHLRFYQRLLAHDKNEAAELTKNHAKAHGFAKAGDEIIAPALAHARGEEMRGALSEEEVEEFAAAIPYILDRTDDEIDEEEEADAARQSSAVSAGPVVVWPLCSLSEALVPLLQHHCTDLPCRWQVIAEGSLTSEAIGRLAREEEQPEAVCLLLLTHEDLSRTRNLCKKLRHAFPDVHITVAFWAESRMDTDMTQAIEKLGYAKITWTPSETRGDLAPHILDHAREVEENAPRVPNAQPVVRDAREAVPA
- a CDS encoding DUF4185 domain-containing protein, coding for MKPVLPFLRPLLPAVVFLFGIITPLVSKAETKHFGIQVVDEVTGRGIPLIELRTVNDLRYVTDNAGWVAIYEPGLMDREVWFHVSGPGYEWKKDGFGFTGIRPTPKSGETFTVKLKRNNIAERVGRLTGQGQYHASELLGLPLPLPNLNPSGVMGQDSVQAVPYKDGIFWLWGDTNMPNYPLGNYNTTCATTARDIDPEKGIAYKYYMDEKDPKRLRKMMVVEGPGAVWLFGLLTVKDENGKEVMLAHYGRHEGLKPHAEHGIARFDDAAQTFKTAVKLEMSNEWRYMQGHAVQAEDGYYYFSAPLPHTRVRATLADVLDPSKYEALWFDQAKGEWKWQKEHPPTNQEAEQVLLKQEKMKLAQARFDIRDAATGEPVQLHNASVQWNAYRKRWILLGVQYGFKAKAPSPLGEMWYAESDAPDGPWGKAVKVATHPRYSYYNPIHHGFLDKEGGKVIYFEGTYTLEFSGNPIAPARYDYNQLMYRLDLSDERLAPAHRQK